From the Gallaecimonas mangrovi genome, one window contains:
- a CDS encoding GNAT family N-acetyltransferase, whose translation MECRFISSLQDIHAQMWDALVPDGNPFVQHGFLSALETSGAVGQGTGWQPHHLLIYQGQNLIGAMALYVKSHSYGEYVFDHGWAQAYHQHGFDYYPKLVAAVPFTPVAGPRLLTKEPFDLVQQQAVYQALSDEAVRLGASSWHLLFPQKKPQQMPGIALREGTQFHWYNRGYQHFDDFLAALKARKRKAIKKERQLATEGLVIRLIEGPDITTSFWQRFYLFYQRTYLIRSGHNGYLPEAFFLTVGEKLPENVLLAAAFDGDEMVAASLFFKDKNRLYGRYWGALADFDRLHFECCYYQGIEYCIANGLEHFDAGAQGEHKIQRGFEPIATWSAHWLANADFMDAVFRFVNEEQPLVEAYRLEQKALLPFRESSL comes from the coding sequence ATGGAATGTCGTTTTATCAGCAGCCTGCAAGACATCCACGCTCAAATGTGGGATGCACTGGTGCCAGATGGCAACCCTTTTGTGCAGCACGGTTTTTTATCGGCGCTGGAAACAAGCGGCGCCGTAGGCCAGGGCACGGGGTGGCAGCCGCATCATCTGCTGATTTACCAAGGCCAAAACCTGATTGGCGCCATGGCGCTCTATGTGAAAAGCCATAGTTACGGCGAGTATGTCTTTGACCACGGCTGGGCACAGGCCTACCACCAACACGGTTTTGATTACTACCCCAAACTGGTGGCAGCCGTGCCTTTTACGCCGGTTGCCGGCCCGCGTTTATTGACTAAAGAGCCTTTTGATCTGGTGCAGCAACAAGCTGTTTATCAAGCGCTTAGTGATGAAGCTGTGCGCTTGGGCGCCTCGTCGTGGCATCTTTTATTCCCTCAAAAAAAGCCGCAGCAAATGCCCGGTATTGCCTTAAGAGAAGGCACGCAATTTCACTGGTATAACCGTGGCTATCAGCATTTTGACGACTTTTTGGCGGCTCTTAAGGCCCGAAAACGCAAAGCCATCAAAAAAGAACGCCAGCTTGCCACCGAGGGCCTTGTCATCAGGTTGATTGAAGGGCCTGATATCACCACCTCATTTTGGCAGCGCTTTTATCTTTTTTATCAGCGCACCTACCTTATTCGCAGTGGCCATAATGGTTACCTGCCCGAAGCTTTTTTTCTGACGGTGGGTGAAAAACTGCCGGAAAATGTGCTGCTAGCCGCCGCTTTTGACGGCGACGAAATGGTGGCCGCCTCGCTATTTTTTAAAGATAAAAACCGTCTTTATGGCCGCTATTGGGGAGCCCTGGCGGACTTTGACCGGCTGCATTTTGAGTGCTGCTATTACCAAGGCATTGAATATTGCATTGCCAATGGTCTTGAACATTTTGACGCCGGAGCCCAGGGCGAGCATAAAATTCAGCGCGGCTTTGAGCCCATTGCAACTTGGTCAGCACACTGGTTGGCCAATGCTGA